A stretch of DNA from Telopea speciosissima isolate NSW1024214 ecotype Mountain lineage chromosome 5, Tspe_v1, whole genome shotgun sequence:
CTGACAAGTAAGGGTTCTGCCCAAatttcatcaacaaaagttCGTTTAATAAGTCAGGGTTTTGTTACAATTCCATCGATAAAGCTCGTCTGATAGAGCATAATTTTCGTCGAAATTTCTGTGCGAAAGTTCACCCAAGCAAGGAATCTTCCTTTTCTGATCCTCGTTGAGGGTCGTAGTTAGGTATGTTCACCCCTCATTTTATTTCAAAGGCATAATGTAGATTTTTAAAGTAACCTATTTTAGTGTAAATATTAGTGTGTTTACAGCTAATTAATGTAGAACTTGTATCATGATCGCATGTATAAATActagccttgcatgttggtataagACATTTTACTGAAGAATATTTGAATCTTAGAATATAGTAGAAAGACCGGCACATCTGGACGGAGTGAGGTCGTAAAACCTTCTCATCTCTGCAACCTGACCTCTTACAGATACTCTggccagaccatatggaatcaatcGTAGCCCTATCCTTTAACTGGGATTTGAGCTACACCCAGGGTTCTAGGCCCATAACAACCTAGGTGGagactctttttcttttattatttttaaatcgTGCATCCCACACACTCCTCTCTTTGACTTGCTAGCAGGGACCAATCGAAGAAGGCACTCCAGACCCCCGTAAGGTGTTTGGACCGGTGCGTATTGTACCTACAGTAAGATAGCATGATCTTTTATGTCCTTTTATTAGATCATGGTGTTTCTCATGCATATCGATTTGTCTATCTTTTTACATGCTATGTGATGATGATCTTTGGGTTAGTAGTGTTCATCTTAGTATCATATTCTTTCATCTTAGTATGCATGCATAAAATATAGATTCATGCTTATATCTGCATCTGTCTTAATGCATGTTTACTTCTCATGATAGATTTAtggttttctcctttttctttttttgatgaaaaaggCTATTTATATAGAGAAGCAAAAAGACTTACAGAGTTTTGTACATCTAAGATATATCACACCATTTAACACCTATACTAGTAAAGTTCCCAGTAGCTTCTGCCAATTCACAGTAGTTGTTTATAAGGTTCCAAGGGAtgggaatagaagaaagagaattaaACATTTCACAAAGCCCCTTGTTGCaaaaccatattttttttagattaatATGTTCATGCTTAGCTGCTCTCCATCCTTGAAGAAGTGGTGGATGGTGGATGGTGTGTGCTGTGTATCAATTCTGGACAGGAATTTGTAACTGGGGGGGCTGAATATTTAGATCTGAAATCCAGCGTAAGACATTATGGATGACCACCATTGGATCAGCCTTAGCTGCACACATAATTACTTTGTCCCTTACATGCCAAATATAATAAGAAGTTATAATAAAGACGgagaaaaaccaaattaaagattATTTGTCAAAGGCCTGTGAGCCAAGGAAAGATGCACAAAGGTCGGTGAAAGATAGAGTAGATAAATGCTTAGTTCTTAATCCAAGAGGGCCAGAAGCCCAGATACacttagtccaatcacatgataaGAAAAGATGCCTCATTGATTCATCGTAAGCGCCATAGAAAACACATGAAGGCTCGATGGGTATCCATTTTGAAAGAGATGCCCTGATAGGGATTCCTGCATTTAAAACacgccaaaagaaaattttaaaacgaGGATgaatattaagtttccaaaagaatttccaccaatGGAACATCAAGGGCCTAGGAGAACTAAAAATAGTGGTAATGCAAGAAGTTGCTTTCTTTGTTGAATATTTGCCAGATTTTGAAAGAGAACAGCTCCATGAGTCCTCAGTATTGAAACTATTAATGCGCAAAATATTAGAGACAGTCAAAGGATCAAAACAAGATTGCAAGCTTACTCTATTCCATGATGCGTTAGACATTAGGTCATGGGCATTATGGAAAGTATTGGTGTGCAAAGTAATTTGAGGTAAGAACTTACCAGATGTGGAAGGTATCCAGTGGTCATACCAGTAGGAAGTAGTCTTACCATTCCCAATATGTCAAAACACCATCATGTTTAACTCCGGAAGAGTTTTTGCAATACTATTCCAAGTTCATGAGCCCCTCTTCGCAAGGATTTTTGGCTGAAAAATGGACAATTTaggaaaatattttcctttgACAACTTTAGCGCAGATAGAAGTTGTCTCATTCAACAGTCTCCACCCAAGTTTCAGGATCAAGACTTTGTTGTGAACTTCAGATTTCCTAAGTCCAAGTCCTCCCTCTATAAGAGGTAGACAGATTTTGTCCTAGCCTAATAAATGACATTTTCCCCCCTCTCTGTGGTCCTTATTTCAGAATCGGAGATAGATCGAATCCAAATCCTTGCAAGTTTTCAGAGGGAAGAGGAAGCATGACGTTAGATAGGAAGGGGTGGAGGCCAAAACAGATTGGATTAAAATTTTACAACCTGCATATGATAAGTAATTGGCTTTCCAAGTCGAGAGCTTAGACCGAACTCTATCTACAACATGGGTAAGGTCTTTATACTTGGATTTAGAATGAAAGCGTTTAGTGCCCAGGTACAAAGAGTGGGGAGACATCTCCTTCATATGCATGAGACCACAAAGTCTCTTTTTCATGGAGTTCTCAACATATTGACTAAAACACAACTTCCTCTTCTGGAAGTTTATTTCCTGCCCGGTTAAGTCAGAAAAGAGGTCTAAAATAGCTTTGATGGTTAAGAAATCTTCATCATTAGCCCTGTAGAAAATAAAGGTATCATTTGCAAAGAGAAGATGACTTATTTCAGGGGCACCCCTTGCAATCTTAATACCTTTAAAGAGATTGATATCATGGTAAGCCACAAGAAGTCTGGACAGAACTTCCATACTGAGAAGGAAAAGATATGGACTTAGGGGGCATCCTAGCTTGTCTAAGGCCTTTGGAAGGTTTAAGGAAATCAAAAGAGCTTCCTTCAagtttgaaagagaaagaagtggTTGAGATTAGAGAGTTTATCAGAATGATCCAGTCATCATTGAAGCCCAAGAATTTGAAAAGATTCCCAATGAGCTGCCATTCAACCTTGTCGTAGGCCTTGAACATATCGATTTTGATAGCAGCATAACCAGATTTGCCTTTGAGATGATTGAGATAATGGAAGAATTCCTGGGCAATTGTAATATTGTCGAAGATCTGCCGTCTAGGAATGAAAGCAGCTTATAATTGGGAAATAAAGGAAGATAGAAAGGGTCTTAACCTATTTGCAAGAATTTTTGGAATGATTTTGTAAGACACATTGCAGAGGCTGATTGGTTTGAAATCAACGGCCAAAGAggcattttctttctttgggatcATGCAAAAAAGGGTATGGTTGCAGCCAGATGGGAGGGATTCATTggtaaaaaaacagaaaacaaaatggTGATGTCCAGATAAATAAGATCCCAGAACTTATCATTGATTTAACCCATGTTTTCTTCCATATTTCTTTTTACCGTTTCATGGTTTCCACCATTAGAATAGGtgttttattggttttgtaTGGCTCAATATTGATTTCACGTTTGTATGTTCAAAATCATGTTTTTCCAGTGTTTTTACTATTGATTTAGACTCAAAATGATTTCCCCTATTTTTAGACATTTTCTAGATGTTTTCTAGGCTTGTTTTAGCCCTTggggtattttgataattaaGCATATTTTACTATGCATGAATTTCAATGCGTATTTTATTTGTGTTAGGTCATataattagggttttctcttaccaaaaaaaatatatataattagggTTTTCTACTTTTCTAGGTTCTGATTAACCTCAATAGGGTTTTCCTCATTTCAATCTAGATGCAATTAGGATTAGGTTTTGAGTCTTCATGGCATATTGCCGGTTGCGCTTAATTATGTATATTAACCCTTGTTTTACAGTCAAAACTTTCACGGCTATTGCTTCAACCTTCGATCACAAGATTACCACTTGCAATTAGTAAATCGTATGAATGTATGATGTTGGGCCTAGACCCGATTATTATTTGGACATTTATAGTGTTTGGTTAAACTTTATGGGCATCCGATTGAGACTAACCAACCACCGAAATATACGGCTATTGCTTCAACCTTCGATCACAAGATTACCACTTGCAATTAGTAAATGGTATGAATGTATGATGTTGGGCCTAGACCCGATTATTATTTGGACATTTATAGTGTTTGGTTAAACTTTATGGGCATCCGATTGAGACTAACCAACCACCGAAATATAAATGTGTCCACGCCTAGCTTATGAGGCCCAATGAACGAAAAGATACGGTAATAGTGCAAGACCTTAAACTGGCGAAGACCAATTAAGTCTGACCAAAACTGACTTTACAACTTTACTTTTCATTGTCCACTATTAACTTGACGTGTAAGATGCCATATAAATGGGTAGCGTAGgtctgcaacagggtcgggttgggccgggctttttaaaaccctagcccaaccttgagtccccttagctgggcccaagcccgccctgaccctgacttagggcctaaataccttgaccctaaccctgaccctgacgggccaagcccagcccaagcccaccTTGATTGGGTCGGGCTTGGCCTAATGGCCCtacaataattaaattaaaatgacAAGTCTAGAGAAGATGTGAGAGAGGAGGCTTGAAACCAAGACCTTTTGGCGGCAAATAGTTTTTTCACAACACAAACTGCCAAATGCGCTAAGCACTAATTTATATTAATAatagcttttattttttaataaataaagaaatttcttcagtGCCAAAATCAGGataaaaaatcagggtcgggctgagcccgacgtctcaaccctgacccgacccgaccctgactcagggctaggaatttctggccctaacccgccctcagggccagaaatcttatcccaggccctgttcaggctcagggcgggccagggcggattcgggccaaacttgcagccctaggGTGGCGTGTTGATCCCTCtattataaaatatttattattttttccctcAAGAGAGTTTATTAGCGTGTTGCCCAATCATGCAGTTCgcattttcatttaaaattcaGAAGAAATTTTGTTCTCCCTTTGGCATATTGAGAAGTCACGAAGTCCCCTCCACTATTCTCCATATACATATAAAACCCACCCTCTCGACCTTAAAGGTCAAAGGCTCAAACCTCTTATTTGGTATCTGAAGAAACCGTTTCAGTTCAGCTCGTGACTCTTTGTCTACTTCATCTCTTCAAaatggtatctctctctctctctctctctctctctctgtgtttatTTGTTTTCATACTTAATCAAGATTGGTTTTGTGTAAAATACCCGTGGTTTTGTTTTCAGATTAAAACCTTTATTCCCTAATCCACTAAGCTTAAAAGAGTCTCAGAATTCAACCTTCTTAATTCTCTCTCcctcaaaaaatttatagtggtttttCTACAACTGATATAGCCCCAAACCCGAAAGTGTTTTCCGGTAAACAAGATTAACTGTTCTCGCTGGTCCGGTGAGCTTCTCCGATCCACGCCCACCATGGCCGGCAAATAGCCTCAACCAGCTCAACCTCTTATTTCTTCTAGTAAATTTCGTTAACGACTAACATGCGCTGGGTTGGTGATGGATGACTAACATGCGctggttaatttatttttgaccggttaatgTTTTATGAGGTGGGTCTTGTTTGACTTGTGTGGCAACCTTTGGAATTATTGGAATAGTTGGTGGGCCCGACAGTACACTTATTCTTACTTTAGTGCAATAATTATGAGATCGCCTCGAATTTTTATCCATTGCTGTGCATTGCAGCGCTACTGTGCTATTGTGCGGTACAGCTACGGTCATGTgtacattttcattttaattataTGTTAATAAAGTATTCCATTTCATGTACTGCAATTATCTTTTGGCCAAGTTGAAATTTTTTGACATAATTGTATTATATGAAATATGGGGAATAGAATGCTACTCGATCGTTACATAACTGCCTTGGGGGTGCCTGGGAGTTTCGATCTGACTTTCCATGAGTGCAAGGCGGTGATTTTCAAAGGCCGCAAGGCAGTTTTGTGTCTAGGTCTGGTCGCCACGCCTAGCGCCTAACCGGATAGCTTTCTTTCTCCCATGAAATATTTATGAAAgatataattatttatattaaaaaaaaaaaaaaaaagggaagggaaaaaaaattccataccTAAAGGGCTACTAAAACTCTGAAAGAGGAAAATGGTGACAAGAATCATATTAGTGTTTAACATGGAATTGTTATAATGCGATGCAGAGTACAGAAGAAAATGTTGACAAGAATCCTGTCCTTACACCTCCGATATCGTTAGATGGCGGAATGAATGTTGATCTAAGCACAAAGGATCATCTCCAGCGAGCCTTGAGCGTCTTCAAAAACGTACGGCCTGGATCTGATCTCACTCGTTTCCAGGTTTGTCTCCTTATTTGATCCATCATGAAAAAGAACGGTGCCTAGTTGCATGGCCCCTGCGCTAAGACATAAGAGCATGCAAAATAATCACCCGGCCTTGTGTAATAAAAAATATCATCCATGTGATGCCTCtgcacatgctctcattggcccccacactgGTGCATAAATCACATGACTAGGCAACGATCTCTTATCCATAATAATACAAAGGATGAAGTGGTTCTCTGTCCGGAAGCGTAGAGAGCTATATGGcaatacatgggttagtccatgtgatggAGAACCaaacaagcatctcattggtacaatttcgaCTTCAAATGAGTGGGGGAAgtaattaaaattacaaaagatgtcaattttgtattttatattcatctccatttgatggcatgttgataattttactaacaCTTCAAATCATAATTTGACCAACTTTCCTCATTTACTTTAGACTAAAATTTAGCAATTGAGACATATGTGGGATCCTCTATCAAGTGCACTAACTCAGGTGTTGCCAAGTGGTAAATATCTAAGCTTTATACTTCGAGTCcgaatcctctacttccgcctgcccggtATTGCTGTGTGCCCTACACATAGCAAGGCggaaaagaccgccttacccccgcttgggCAAGGCGCTCATGCAGGGGTAAGGCAATCTTTTCATCGCCCTATTATGTCTGAGGCACACACGGTTGTACCgggcaggcagaagtagaggatcccaattcttatacttcactaggcatggTAACACCTAGAATTAAGGATCAATTTAATCTAATAGGGATGTCAATATCGAGGTTGAACGGACAAACAACCACATCAAATTTCTTACcgatttggttttgggttttccttTTAACGAaaaaaaagaacgctaactgaTCATGTGGTTTCTGTGCCTGGGCATTGGACTGTGTAAATTTACCATTTCTATCcctagtgaaataaaaaaaatcctgtTCACACAGATCCCATACATTTTCTCATTGACCCCACCCTGGTGCAAGCGCGCGCTACATGATCAAACAGTGAACTCCTGCCCTTAACTCCAGttaatatttatgttttttttttttgggaaatgcAGCTGCCACCTCACTTCAACCTTCCGAAATCACTTCTCCAGTTAATTGGAGAATCTGTGTACTGCATTAGTGATGATCTGTTGAGCAGGTGCGCTAATGGTAAGAGCTCACTTGATAGAATTATGGGTGTTGTTGCTTGGAGCATATCAACTACACGGCCTCCCCTTGCTGGTGTTGCTCCCTTCAATCCCATTCTTGGAGAAACCCACCATGTCTCAAGGGGAACCCTCAATGTTCTACTTGAGCAGGTAATAAATTGATCCTCTTGATCTGTCATTCATTCATCTTTCACATTCCATGCTTTTGAAATttagagagaaaaataataataataataataaaatcaaaatagttttctgttcgggagtgtggtctaGGCCAGCActtcatgtgtctatctctctcctcttcaaaacaaggggacaaaggtgtcttttcaaatggtaaagagagagatagactcataggagtgtAGACATATATAGGCCACACTTcgggacagagaactttctcttAAGAAAATATTTAGGGATAGTATAGAGCTATCAAACCAGTTTATATTCAAATTCTCCACAGATGAGGCCTATCTATCTAACTGTTATGATGGATTAGCCCTTAATtatttcttttcaaatttttttttgggttaatagGTTTCACATCACCCACCAGTGACAGCACTTCATGCAACCGATGAGAAGGAAAAGTTGGAGATGCTTTGGTGCCAACATCCTGCCCCAAAATTTCATGGTAACTCAACCTTCTGTATTCTAAACGTCAATAGGAATCATGGGATATAGTTGGGAATGTGTTGTGGTGAGGACCCATGGGAGGATAGAATTATCATCCTTTGTGCCCATAAAAGCAACAAAAATGGAAGATAAGACTTCGGCAactttatttaccaaaaaaaaaaaagaaaagaaatgggcaACTTTATGCtggaaaaaaaactttgttcGATTGCGTGGCCTATGCCATCGTTCCTACGAGTTTTTGTCTtcttcatgtgaaaagacatctctaccccatgttttgggagagaagaaagatagaCATAGGTAGTGTAGGCTGTGCTTTCagacagagaactacttccttTATATTATTTAGGGTAAGATAGTTCTCTAGTCGCATGGGTCGTGCACTAgtgtggggccaatgagagtgtaggagcatcaatatggatgagataTTTTATTTCACAGGAGACGAGGTGGTAATTTCACGTCTTCTTGTGTTTGGCACAGGATCCACGTGaccgttctttttccctattgtTTAATAAAACTTTATAGAAAAAATTACGGTTTTAAAAGActataaatattatttattatgaAAGAATGAAAATTCCATATGTTGGAATTCAACCACTAGCCTGGTTACCCGTATGCGCAACGGAATTTGGATCGGGTATTTTACCTTTGCATTCAAGTTTAAGATCTTTTCTCATAACAAAAATTATCACAGGAAACACAGGTTACTTGAGAACCACAAGTGCAGTTCCTCTTccagataatagttcttccaCACTTGAGCAACGAagggatttgaagaagatcaaCTTATAAATCTTTAAATCAAAGCAAACAATCCACTCGAACTATCACCAACAACTTGAGATTCAAGACCTCAAAGCACTACACCAAAATCACACTTgatgagagtgagagagaagatTCGGCCAAAACTGTTCTCCCCCTCCTCTTGGTGCTACAATATATAACCACAAACCCTTAGGGTTGTGTGGGATTCCTTTATTCACTTTTCTAAGGTGAATAGGAAACTGTTGGTGAAGAAAAGTTTGACTTGCATTCCAACTTACTTCTAAAGAGGGAAGAGGTAGAATCTAAAAAGGAACTCTGTGATATTTTAATTATAATCAatatttatcaaataaaattaatgaccataaataaaatatcacaaaactattttaatttcttaattagatgtcatgcataattaaattctttaatttgcATATAGTCCTCCGCTAAGCAATATCTCATGATGTACTATAGGACATGTAATTAAATACTGTTAAACACCAATCTATTGTCCATGTCTTTGGTCAGAGATCATGTGATTATAATCAGACgattaaaatatgattaaatattatttaaaataatatactaatatatttaataaataaaaaataaaattttgtaaaccatttacaaaaatgccactgaATTCAGATTCCAGTCCGATTGATAACATGCATTCTCTCTACTTGATATTCTCTAATTAAGGATAGTGGATTTCATGTTTAGCATCTCTTTTGTTTACGATGTGCCATCACGAATTCAacacaccgatatatagtccaTATGACATCAACTATTAGCGTACCAAAACCCATAATATAACAACGTAACGATAAAGATCTCTTAGGTCAGAGGGTCACTGGTGACAGACACACATCTCTCCTTAATACGACAGGTAGTAACACATATATGAGAATATGTACCAGAGTCCTTTCTATGCATATACATTATGTGTACTTACATTTATGCCCCTGAAAATAACTTTTCTAGTGACATACAATGTAATGACCATATGGACAAGATGTCTGGTTCTATCCCTAGTCAAGAACCGTTTTAGGTGAAAACCCATGGAACAAACTTATAAGCCTGTAAATAAATTTAtgcaataaaataatattatatttatttattccaaattaaccgggtttgatggacataatCCAACACCATCCTCCTATGGTTCATAAGAAATATGCTCCTCTGTCGCTTTTTGTTGTAAGGAGGACGGATAGGTTTCACATGGATTGGtgccaaaataaacaaaaatttgGCCATTTTTTGTCGGTGCTTTTGTGTGTTAATGTTTGGGTGTTGAACCATTTATAATCTtttaaaaattctattttagGTACAACAGTAGAAGCTACATTGCATGGGAAGAGGCAATTGAAGCTGTTGAATCATGGTGAGAATTATGTGATGAACTCTCCTAAGCTGGTGATTAGATTCTTTCCAAAACATTGCACGGATTGGGTTGGTGACATTACAATCCAATGTGAAGAGTCAGGGCTTGGAGCCGAACTGTGTTATAGAAGTAATCCGGGAAAGGAAAGATCTGTTAAGGGGAGGATATTTGATTTTTCATCAACAACTAAGAGTATCACTCTCTATGAGATCAAAGGTCACTGGGACAGGTTTGTATTTTTGTTGAACTTTGCATTAATGACCATAAAGTATCAGATAAGTTTGTTTATTTAGGCTGCATTTTTGTTGTTATTATAGTTATGggcaaatgttaggtacttgatcgatacgtCAAAAGCTCTGAAGCTGATGAAATGCGTTAAATCTAGCCCTTTAACCTATTCTATACTAGGCTGGCCTAgtctagcgcccatacactacAGTAGGcctcattaggcacataacagaccaccacgcttCCACAGTTGTCATTCTTGGCGGCTGTCACTCTAGGTAGCTTTCAATCTGGAggtaggtagcccttttcaAGCGGCTCTACTCTGCTCTTGAGTTTTTGCCTGGtggcaggtagccctttcttgacggctttcactctactccaagtAGCCCTCTCCatgactcaaacccgtgacgtGGTgcccagctttgataccaaatgttaggtacttgaccgatactaGGCTAGgccaatctagcgcccatacactagagtgggccccagTAGGCACATAACAAAAAATGTTCTCTGAACTACTGGATAGCGTATGTTAGCACCTCTTTGTCTATCTCtatcctcctcacatgaaatgactttgCTACCCTCCTATATATGATACCGTTTTATCATACTTCATTAATGCACTCCTCTATCCTACTTGCTTAGAGAACACTCTCATAGTTACTATAGAAACGAGGGGAAAACATGAATTCTCAGTGGAAATCTGAATTTCCATCTATGTGGTTACCTAGAAACTTTTCTGGCACATTCATCTCTtcatatttttctatttaatttcttctcaatttcatgaaatttcaattttttttgacaaTGTTAAGGAAAAAAGGATCTGTTTGCCATGCATGGCCAACTTATTTGCCACATGGATTGATTATTTTGATCTTCCCAACACTTAGACAAATGGGGAGAAATCCTTAGATAgaagccacatgtcaaatttgtgGCCTATCTCAACAATATGAACCAAAATATATGAAGTTTTTCCTTTCGTTTTTAAACAAAGTTTATTGTTTTGGTTTGAACAATTAAGTTTCAAAACTTTAGTTCATAA
This window harbors:
- the LOC122663037 gene encoding oxysterol-binding protein-related protein 4C-like — encoded protein: MRDTDFDRTSLKKMKMAGREGNVGLPADWVQVAREAEEEEARGGGDEDDDDDENDSSCYTYTPTTLIEQHLDELCMIVICQRMLLDRYITALGVPGSFDLTFHECKASTEENVDKNPVLTPPISLDGGMNVDLSTKDHLQRALSVFKNVRPGSDLTRFQLPPHFNLPKSLLQLIGESVYCISDDLLSRCANGKSSLDRIMGVVAWSISTTRPPLAGVAPFNPILGETHHVSRGTLNVLLEQVSHHPPVTALHATDEKEKLEMLWCQHPAPKFHGTTVEATLHGKRQLKLLNHGENYVMNSPKLVIRFFPKHCTDWVGDITIQCEESGLGAELCYRSNPGKERSVKGRIFDFSSTTKSITLYEIKGHWDSTVTAKDVNKGTVTVIYNAKEAISKLKIPVVNNSKELQPSESVLVWSEVSQSILNKEWEKAKEAKIIIENKQRELSRERESRGEAWVPQFFNLSHTEAGGWDCSPKKNLVSSAPIVVPL